One window of the Natrinema sp. HArc-T2 genome contains the following:
- a CDS encoding DUF2182 domain-containing protein has protein sequence MGAYDSLHDTITHRRVPIVALVTYVIALLAWAAIIGRWLPMPGGRTDMQMSDPGAPEAMALSNGVWGISLYLFMWGVMMVAMMYPSSVPLFRLYAETLEGTTTTGKVARCGAFLGTYALVWTLTGIVPLVVNAFVPVASLATAHGGLLMGGTLVLLSGYQLSPYKHRCLRYCRSPLGFLMSHHQPGVRGAVRMSWQFSVFCVGCCWALFAFMVIVGSMNIVWMALIAVVLSLERTVAWGERLARAVGLLAGTAGVSIVAIAII, from the coding sequence ATGGGTGCATATGACTCTCTCCACGATACGATCACCCATCGGCGGGTCCCGATTGTCGCGCTCGTCACCTATGTGATTGCGCTCCTTGCGTGGGCGGCGATCATCGGTCGCTGGCTGCCGATGCCCGGTGGGAGGACGGACATGCAGATGTCTGATCCGGGGGCGCCTGAGGCGATGGCTCTCTCGAACGGGGTGTGGGGGATCAGCCTGTACCTGTTCATGTGGGGCGTGATGATGGTTGCCATGATGTATCCCTCATCGGTCCCGCTCTTCCGACTGTACGCTGAGACGCTCGAGGGAACGACGACTACTGGGAAAGTAGCGCGATGCGGAGCGTTTCTCGGGACATACGCACTCGTCTGGACACTGACGGGGATCGTCCCGCTTGTCGTCAACGCGTTCGTCCCGGTTGCCAGTCTCGCGACCGCCCACGGGGGGCTCTTGATGGGCGGAACGCTGGTGCTCCTGTCGGGTTACCAGTTGTCCCCGTACAAACATCGATGTCTCCGATATTGCCGCTCACCGCTCGGGTTCCTTATGAGTCACCACCAGCCAGGGGTTCGGGGTGCTGTCCGGATGAGTTGGCAGTTCAGCGTCTTCTGCGTGGGCTGCTGTTGGGCGCTGTTCGCGTTTATGGTGATCGTGGGCTCGATGAACATCGTCTGGATGGCGCTCATCGCGGTGGTACTCTCGCTCGAACGGACAGTTGCGTGGGGTGAGCGCCTGGCACGTGCGGTCGGCCTCCTCGCTGGCACTGCCGGGGTGTCCATCGTCGCGATCGCGATAATCTAA
- a CDS encoding CBS domain-containing protein, whose amino-acid sequence MYDTIPVTEIMVEDVVTAPPDATATEAATLLRDEGVSSVIVARDGDPVGIVTEGDFATQLCERRDLGHVELSAVMSTPLTTVESTASIVDAVELLQSSDIEHLPVVDGGNTDDHGPLVGIITTTELSYYVPHLARERGRPETTLTRRQVRTDTKYERDDWAFEYHSADESTVAVGDTARFSKSITDDDVEAFADVTGDTNRLHLENDYAAETRFGERIVHGVLANGLISAALARLPGLTIYLSQESSFRAPLPIGDRATAVCEVVEDLGGSKYRIETVVLDGDDTTVLEGSAVVLIDDLPPIAVNERDAATTESSD is encoded by the coding sequence ATGTACGACACGATCCCAGTCACCGAGATCATGGTCGAGGACGTCGTCACCGCCCCGCCGGATGCGACCGCGACTGAGGCGGCGACGCTGTTGCGCGACGAGGGCGTCAGTTCGGTGATCGTGGCTCGAGACGGCGACCCCGTCGGCATCGTCACGGAAGGTGACTTCGCGACACAGTTGTGCGAACGGCGAGACCTCGGCCACGTCGAACTGTCGGCAGTCATGTCGACGCCGCTGACGACAGTCGAGTCGACCGCATCCATCGTCGATGCCGTCGAGTTGCTGCAGTCGTCGGACATCGAACACCTACCGGTCGTCGACGGTGGGAATACCGATGACCACGGCCCGCTCGTGGGGATCATCACGACGACGGAACTCTCCTATTACGTCCCACACCTGGCCCGCGAACGTGGCCGACCCGAGACCACACTGACACGCCGACAGGTCAGGACCGATACGAAATACGAGCGTGACGACTGGGCGTTCGAGTACCACAGTGCAGACGAGTCGACCGTCGCGGTCGGCGACACCGCTCGCTTCTCGAAGTCGATCACCGACGACGACGTCGAGGCCTTCGCGGACGTGACCGGCGACACCAATCGGCTCCACCTCGAGAACGACTACGCGGCTGAGACACGCTTCGGTGAGCGAATCGTCCACGGCGTCCTCGCAAACGGACTGATCAGCGCGGCACTCGCCCGACTTCCGGGGCTGACGATCTACCTCTCACAGGAGAGTAGTTTCCGTGCACCGTTACCGATCGGTGATCGTGCCACCGCAGTTTGCGAAGTCGTCGAAGACCTCGGGGGATCGAAGTACCGGATCGAGACCGTCGTGCTCGACGGCGACGACACGACGGTGCTCGAGGGGAGTGCAGTCGTTTTGATCGACGACCTCCCGCCGATCGCTGTCAACGAACGCGATGCGGCGACAACCGAATCGTCCGATTAG
- the thiM gene encoding hydroxyethylthiazole kinase translates to MSVTDIDAAALANSIRTVRETEPLVQSLTNTVTINDVANVSLHWGGLPVMADSPGDAGEMANLASALLINTGQIPESRVEAMHEAGRKANERDIPVVLDPVGVGSTPSREAVAESLLSEIEFTAIKGNYGEIAALTGVEAEVKGVESVGDYEDIERTASSLAESTDALVVASGVDDVVADADGAVRLAAGHEMLGEVVGTGCMLGATVATFCGALEDAHTAAVHGTLAFGLAGQRAAEMDHMGPGSYRTNFRDAVADMTAEAVAEFDLEEQLEQVL, encoded by the coding sequence ATGAGTGTAACCGATATCGACGCCGCTGCCCTCGCGAATTCGATCCGGACGGTTCGCGAGACCGAACCGCTCGTCCAGTCGCTGACCAACACGGTGACGATCAACGACGTCGCGAACGTGAGCCTCCACTGGGGTGGGCTACCAGTGATGGCCGACTCGCCCGGTGACGCTGGCGAAATGGCCAATCTCGCGAGCGCCCTCCTGATAAACACCGGTCAGATACCGGAGAGCCGCGTCGAGGCGATGCACGAAGCCGGGCGAAAGGCAAACGAGCGCGACATTCCGGTCGTCCTCGATCCGGTCGGCGTCGGGTCGACGCCCTCGCGCGAGGCGGTCGCCGAAAGCCTCCTCTCCGAGATCGAGTTCACCGCTATCAAGGGCAACTACGGCGAAATCGCCGCCCTCACGGGTGTCGAAGCTGAGGTCAAGGGCGTCGAGTCCGTCGGCGACTACGAAGACATCGAGCGGACGGCCAGTTCGCTCGCCGAGTCGACCGATGCGCTCGTCGTCGCCTCGGGCGTCGACGACGTCGTCGCGGATGCCGACGGTGCCGTCCGACTCGCCGCCGGCCACGAGATGCTCGGCGAGGTCGTCGGCACCGGCTGTATGCTCGGTGCGACCGTCGCGACCTTCTGTGGCGCCCTCGAGGACGCCCATACTGCTGCCGTCCACGGCACGCTCGCCTTTGGACTTGCCGGCCAGCGGGCGGCCGAGATGGATCATATGGGGCCGGGCAGCTACCGGACGAACTTCCGTGACGCCGTTGCCGACATGACGGCCGAGGCTGTCGCCGAGTTCGATCTCGAGGAGCAACTCGAGCAGGTGCTCTGA
- a CDS encoding rubrerythrin family protein, with amino-acid sequence MTDPETFVETVSDENQTALSRLGSSKSLYADTGGDIDTEPVLEATTDAEYAAWQTFSAWADDESDDEAQAAFETTAEEEQSHYETVDEKLADGDYEPQETPQLHEYLRERADTVDRVGALVGRILASQRSKNQVVGYFVGDADPQTASLFREFGADLDDQLERAKSLLETVCETDEDWNRAEDAAAGAIEAAYDEYVESLEAMGANPKPVC; translated from the coding sequence ATGACTGATCCAGAAACGTTCGTCGAAACCGTTAGTGATGAGAACCAGACCGCGCTCTCGCGGCTTGGCTCCTCGAAGTCGCTTTACGCCGACACCGGCGGCGACATCGACACCGAGCCGGTCCTCGAGGCGACCACCGACGCCGAGTACGCTGCTTGGCAGACGTTCAGCGCGTGGGCCGACGACGAGAGCGACGACGAGGCACAGGCAGCCTTCGAGACCACAGCCGAGGAGGAACAGAGCCACTACGAGACCGTCGACGAGAAACTCGCCGACGGCGACTACGAACCACAGGAGACGCCACAGCTCCACGAGTACCTGCGCGAGCGCGCCGACACTGTCGACCGTGTCGGCGCGCTCGTCGGTCGCATCCTCGCGAGCCAGCGGTCGAAAAACCAGGTCGTCGGCTACTTCGTCGGCGACGCCGACCCCCAGACAGCCAGCCTGTTCCGCGAGTTCGGCGCGGACTTAGATGACCAGCTTGAACGCGCGAAATCGCTGCTCGAGACGGTCTGTGAGACCGACGAGGACTGGAACCGGGCCGAAGACGCGGCAGCGGGCGCGATCGAGGCCGCCTACGACGAGTACGTCGAGTCGCTCGAGGCAATGGGAGCGAACCCCAAGCCGGTCTGCTGA
- a CDS encoding sulfurtransferase yields the protein MANDYANDALVTADWVEERLDDFQDGDSDHRLVEVDVDTEAYDEAHAPGAIGFNWETQLQDQTTRDILTKADFEDLLGSHGISEDDTVVLYGDNANWFAAYAYWQFKYYGHEDVYLLDGGREYWLENDYPTTDKVPEFSETEYDAAGPRETIRAYRDDVEKAIERGVPLVDVRSPEEYSGEVLAPPGLQETAQRGGHIPGAKNISWAAVTNDDGTFKTREELEDLYAEEGITGSETTVAYCRIGERSSVAWFALHELLGYEDAVNYDGSWTEWGNLVSAPIEKGN from the coding sequence ATGGCAAACGACTACGCTAACGACGCACTCGTCACGGCTGACTGGGTCGAGGAGCGCCTCGACGACTTCCAAGACGGCGATTCCGACCACCGACTCGTCGAAGTCGACGTCGACACGGAAGCCTACGACGAAGCACACGCCCCCGGCGCGATCGGCTTCAACTGGGAAACCCAGCTGCAAGACCAGACCACCCGCGACATTCTCACGAAAGCGGATTTCGAGGACCTGCTGGGCAGCCACGGCATCAGCGAGGACGACACGGTCGTCCTCTACGGCGACAACGCAAACTGGTTCGCCGCCTACGCCTACTGGCAGTTCAAGTACTACGGCCACGAGGACGTCTATCTGCTCGACGGCGGTCGCGAATACTGGCTCGAGAACGACTATCCGACCACCGACAAGGTACCCGAGTTCTCCGAAACCGAATACGACGCCGCCGGGCCGCGCGAGACCATTCGCGCCTACCGCGACGACGTCGAGAAGGCGATCGAACGCGGCGTCCCCCTCGTCGACGTCCGCTCGCCCGAGGAGTACTCCGGCGAAGTGCTGGCCCCGCCAGGACTCCAGGAGACCGCACAGCGTGGCGGCCACATCCCCGGCGCGAAGAACATCTCGTGGGCCGCCGTCACCAACGACGACGGCACTTTCAAAACGCGCGAGGAACTCGAGGACCTCTACGCGGAGGAAGGCATTACGGGTAGCGAGACGACCGTCGCCTACTGCCGCATCGGCGAGCGCTCGTCGGTCGCGTGGTTCGCGCTGCACGAGCTGCTCGGCTACGAGGACGCCGTCAACTACGACGGCTCCTGGACCGAGTGGGGCAACCTCGTCAGCGCACCGATCGAGAAAGGCAACTAA
- a CDS encoding dihydrolipoyl dehydrogenase, producing MEAYDIVVLGGGSGSQVATAGAQQGLETAVVEPGPLGGACITRGCVPSKALIHRADVLEEVRSAEAVGVDAQATDVDYDEITSSIHDTVYEQAANKAANLRAGDNVTLYRGVGRFVDDRTIEIDPTDETTNTERIRGETVIIAVGGRPMEPPIDGLEDIDYRTSDDVLFLDERPDELVIVGGGYIGAELGYFFGALDADVSIIGRSDQLVPREDDDVSAVVTDSLETHCDVYTGYEAVAVDEANGSITVTAEPTDDESDDTVTLDADELLIATGRQPNTDTLDLEATGVKTDETGAVETDEFLKTTADGIWALGDAIGAPPFKHAADYETRIVTENVLEESQRAVDYEAMPHAIFTDPQVASVGRTEGGLEDEGREYEGVTVPYGAAPLGMILAADDGFVKALAGPDGEILGCHIVGPQASTLLHEVVVAMDGGGTVDDVVDPVHVHPALNEVVYAAFDELSETTYSTAPDWRDVSG from the coding sequence ATGGAGGCATACGACATCGTCGTACTCGGTGGCGGCTCGGGCAGTCAGGTCGCCACCGCAGGCGCCCAGCAGGGTCTTGAGACCGCCGTCGTCGAACCCGGACCACTCGGCGGCGCGTGTATCACACGTGGTTGCGTTCCCTCGAAGGCACTCATCCACCGTGCAGACGTGCTCGAGGAGGTACGGAGTGCCGAAGCGGTCGGCGTCGACGCACAGGCGACGGACGTCGACTACGACGAGATCACGTCCTCGATCCACGACACGGTCTACGAGCAGGCAGCGAACAAGGCCGCGAACCTGCGAGCCGGCGATAACGTCACTCTCTACCGCGGTGTGGGTCGATTCGTCGACGATCGCACGATCGAAATCGACCCGACCGACGAGACGACGAACACGGAGCGGATCCGCGGCGAGACGGTCATCATTGCCGTCGGCGGTCGACCAATGGAACCCCCGATCGACGGCCTCGAGGACATCGACTACCGCACGAGCGACGACGTGCTCTTCCTCGACGAACGACCCGACGAGCTGGTGATCGTCGGCGGCGGCTACATCGGTGCCGAACTGGGCTATTTTTTCGGCGCACTCGATGCCGACGTGTCGATCATCGGTCGGAGCGATCAACTCGTCCCCCGCGAGGACGACGATGTCAGCGCCGTCGTGACCGACTCACTCGAGACACACTGCGACGTGTATACGGGCTACGAGGCGGTCGCAGTCGACGAGGCAAACGGCAGTATCACCGTGACCGCTGAACCGACGGATGACGAGAGCGACGACACTGTCACCCTCGACGCCGACGAGCTGCTGATCGCGACCGGTCGGCAGCCGAACACTGACACGCTCGACCTCGAGGCGACGGGCGTCAAAACCGACGAAACGGGTGCCGTCGAGACTGACGAGTTCCTAAAGACAACCGCGGACGGGATCTGGGCGCTCGGCGACGCGATCGGTGCGCCGCCGTTCAAGCACGCCGCAGACTACGAAACCCGCATCGTCACCGAAAACGTTCTCGAGGAGAGCCAGCGGGCCGTCGACTACGAGGCGATGCCCCACGCGATATTCACCGATCCGCAGGTCGCCAGCGTGGGCCGGACGGAAGGCGGCCTTGAGGACGAGGGCCGCGAGTACGAGGGCGTCACCGTCCCGTACGGGGCTGCACCGCTCGGGATGATCCTGGCGGCCGACGACGGGTTCGTCAAGGCACTCGCTGGACCGGACGGCGAAATTCTGGGCTGTCACATCGTTGGTCCACAGGCATCGACGCTGCTGCACGAGGTAGTCGTCGCGATGGACGGCGGCGGCACCGTCGACGATGTCGTGGACCCGGTTCACGTCCACCCCGCGCTAAACGAGGTCGTCTACGCGGCGTTCGACGAACTGTCCGAGACGACCTACTCGACGGCGCCGGACTGGCGAGACGTGAGCGGTTAG
- a CDS encoding DUF1326 domain-containing protein, with protein sequence MTQEWTIKGDYVEACNCDVACQCVWLESPDDDICTVSLAWHIEEGNYGDVDLSGMDVGMLISTDEGVMFAPETKWDVVLLVDEEADDDQREAIEDIYFGRAGGIWAPVADTHVRSAEMATVPITFSRDGTDFSVEIEDVLEMDANGAVGFNEEVGTISPHPLTNDHEVQTGKSTTATVSYDDRFTWDVSGNNAYLGDFELANA encoded by the coding sequence ATGACACAAGAATGGACCATCAAGGGGGATTACGTCGAAGCCTGCAACTGCGATGTCGCATGCCAGTGCGTGTGGCTGGAGTCACCGGACGATGATATCTGTACTGTCTCGCTGGCGTGGCACATCGAGGAGGGAAACTACGGCGACGTCGACCTGAGTGGAATGGACGTTGGCATGCTCATCTCGACCGATGAGGGCGTCATGTTTGCTCCGGAGACGAAGTGGGATGTCGTGCTCCTCGTCGACGAGGAGGCAGATGATGACCAGCGCGAGGCCATCGAGGACATCTACTTCGGTCGCGCAGGCGGGATCTGGGCGCCCGTCGCTGACACGCACGTCAGATCTGCCGAGATGGCGACCGTTCCGATTACCTTCTCACGGGATGGTACGGACTTCTCCGTCGAGATCGAGGACGTCCTCGAAATGGACGCGAATGGCGCAGTCGGGTTTAACGAGGAGGTTGGCACGATCTCTCCACACCCGCTGACGAACGACCACGAGGTACAGACCGGGAAGTCGACGACTGCCACCGTCTCCTACGACGATCGGTTCACGTGGGATGTCTCGGGAAATAACGCCTACCTCGGTGATTTCGAGTTGGCAAACGCCTGA
- a CDS encoding signal recognition particle protein Srp54: MVLDDLGSSLRGTLDKLRGKSRLSEEDIEEIVKEIQRSLLSADVDVSLVMELSDSIKERALEEEPPAGTPARDFVLRIVYEELVDLIGESTELPLEEQTILLAGLQGSGKTTSAAKMAWWFSTKGLRPAVIQTDTFRPGAYQQAEEMAGRAEVDFYGNPDNDDPVEIARKGLEETSEADVHIVDTAGRHALEDDLIDEIEDIEDVVEPDTSLLVLDAAIGQGAKDQAQQFDESIGIDGVVITKLDGTAKGGGALTAVDQTDSSIAFLGTGEEVQDIERFEPDGFISRLLGMGDLSQLAERVERAMEQTEIEEDDWDPEDMLQGQFTLNDMQKQMEAMNNMGPLDQVMDMIPGFGGGIKDQLPDDAMDVTQQRMRTFSVIMDSMTEAEKEYPKAIGASQIERIARGSGTSEEQVRELLEQYKMMEKTIKQFQGMGSDKEMQRMMQQMQQQGGGGGGGMGGMGPF; the protein is encoded by the coding sequence ATGGTACTCGACGATCTCGGGAGTTCTCTGCGGGGCACCCTGGACAAGCTCCGCGGGAAGTCGCGACTCAGCGAAGAAGACATCGAGGAGATCGTCAAGGAGATTCAGCGATCGCTGCTCTCCGCCGACGTCGACGTCTCGCTCGTGATGGAGCTGTCGGACAGCATCAAAGAACGTGCACTCGAGGAAGAACCCCCCGCCGGCACCCCGGCACGGGACTTCGTCCTCCGCATCGTCTACGAGGAGTTGGTCGATCTCATCGGCGAGTCGACCGAACTGCCCCTCGAGGAACAGACGATTCTGCTGGCAGGGCTGCAGGGGTCGGGGAAGACGACCTCCGCCGCGAAGATGGCCTGGTGGTTCTCGACGAAGGGGCTGCGTCCGGCGGTCATTCAGACCGACACCTTCCGGCCCGGTGCCTACCAGCAGGCCGAGGAGATGGCCGGTCGCGCCGAGGTCGACTTCTACGGCAACCCGGACAACGACGATCCGGTCGAGATCGCCCGCAAGGGCCTCGAGGAGACCAGCGAAGCCGACGTCCACATCGTGGACACGGCGGGTCGCCACGCGCTCGAGGACGACCTGATCGACGAGATCGAAGACATCGAGGATGTCGTCGAGCCCGACACCTCTTTGCTCGTCTTGGACGCTGCGATCGGGCAGGGTGCGAAGGATCAGGCCCAGCAGTTCGACGAGTCGATCGGGATCGACGGCGTCGTCATCACGAAACTCGACGGGACGGCGAAAGGTGGCGGTGCGCTGACCGCGGTCGATCAGACCGACTCCTCGATCGCCTTCCTCGGGACCGGCGAGGAGGTCCAGGACATCGAGCGTTTCGAGCCCGATGGCTTCATCTCGCGGCTGCTGGGGATGGGCGATCTCAGCCAGCTCGCCGAACGCGTCGAACGCGCGATGGAGCAGACCGAGATCGAGGAAGACGACTGGGACCCCGAGGACATGTTGCAGGGGCAGTTCACCCTGAACGACATGCAAAAGCAGATGGAGGCGATGAACAACATGGGGCCGCTTGACCAGGTGATGGACATGATCCCCGGCTTCGGCGGCGGGATCAAAGATCAGTTACCCGACGACGCGATGGACGTCACGCAACAGCGGATGCGTACGTTCAGCGTCATCATGGACTCGATGACCGAGGCCGAAAAGGAGTATCCCAAGGCCATCGGTGCGAGCCAGATCGAACGCATCGCTCGCGGGTCGGGCACCAGCGAGGAGCAGGTCCGAGAACTGCTCGAGCAGTACAAGATGATGGAGAAGACCATCAAGCAGTTCCAGGGGATGGGCTCCGACAAGGAGATGCAGCGCATGATGCAACAGATGCAACAGCAAGGCGGCGGTGGCGGTGGTGGCATGGGCGGGATGGGCCCGTTCTGA
- a CDS encoding type II toxin-antitoxin system HicB family antitoxin produces MSSDADVDPSEYEALADADVTMRQNEHGLHIADDEVTGVSSQGQTPEEAIANLAAAVESYKEATADDPGDDWL; encoded by the coding sequence ATGAGCTCCGACGCAGACGTAGACCCCTCCGAGTACGAGGCGCTCGCGGACGCGGACGTGACCATGCGCCAAAACGAGCACGGCCTCCACATCGCCGACGACGAGGTGACTGGCGTCTCGAGCCAGGGACAGACGCCCGAGGAGGCCATCGCAAACCTCGCGGCGGCGGTCGAGTCGTACAAGGAAGCGACCGCCGACGATCCGGGCGACGACTGGCTGTAG
- a CDS encoding AAA family ATPase, whose translation MHVIGTVGLPGSGKGEAATVAREDGIPVVTMGDVVRQETADRGLDPAKDHGTVAQALREENGPTAIAERSLPMIEDRLADHDTVLVDGIRSDVEVDVFEDEFGDAFTLVSIEAPFEVRAERIDDRGRDASAAEGGEDLATRDERERGFGMDDAMDRADVVVENTDSLEAFHEQIRSLIRGTDDEKRAEAEADP comes from the coding sequence ATGCACGTCATCGGAACGGTGGGACTGCCCGGCAGCGGGAAGGGCGAGGCCGCCACCGTCGCACGCGAAGACGGAATCCCGGTGGTGACGATGGGCGACGTCGTCCGCCAGGAGACGGCCGACCGCGGGCTCGATCCCGCGAAAGACCACGGGACGGTCGCACAGGCGCTGCGCGAGGAAAACGGCCCGACAGCGATCGCCGAGCGGTCGCTGCCGATGATCGAGGACCGCCTCGCGGACCACGACACGGTGCTGGTCGATGGCATCCGCTCGGACGTCGAGGTCGACGTCTTCGAAGACGAGTTCGGCGACGCGTTCACGCTGGTCAGCATCGAGGCTCCCTTCGAGGTTCGGGCCGAGCGGATCGACGACCGCGGCCGGGACGCAAGCGCCGCGGAGGGTGGCGAAGACCTAGCCACCCGCGACGAGCGCGAGCGCGGCTTCGGGATGGACGACGCGATGGACCGGGCTGACGTCGTCGTCGAGAACACCGACTCGCTCGAGGCGTTCCACGAGCAAATCCGCTCGCTCATCCGCGGAACCGACGACGAAAAACGTGCGGAGGCCGAAGCCGACCCATGA
- a CDS encoding YIP1 family protein, with protein sequence MDGRVWQLLVDPAAFFDAEAPALSQSVGVLIATGAVCLGVIPPVLSLLESPVIPDEVVFDAFPPIQYVTADWAVSLPGTVGILLGAVLVLPLVAWIAFAALFYLLSWPIASVSGFDRTVSLVAWGFVPQLLANGVTLVALFVAFPATPTEIWRLGVTPPARIYASPPGFDPLFAATTVVGVGCTLWSGYLWAHAITAARGLTLRQGLAVVAVPTVLVVGPV encoded by the coding sequence ATGGACGGTCGCGTGTGGCAACTCCTCGTCGATCCGGCGGCGTTTTTCGACGCCGAAGCGCCCGCACTTTCGCAGTCGGTCGGCGTGCTCATCGCGACCGGCGCGGTATGTCTGGGGGTGATTCCACCGGTGCTCTCGTTGCTTGAATCGCCGGTGATCCCCGACGAGGTGGTCTTCGATGCGTTTCCGCCGATTCAGTACGTTACGGCCGACTGGGCGGTTTCGCTCCCCGGAACCGTGGGGATTCTCCTCGGGGCGGTGCTCGTGTTACCGCTGGTCGCCTGGATCGCGTTCGCAGCGCTGTTTTACCTGCTCTCGTGGCCGATCGCAAGCGTATCCGGGTTCGACCGCACTGTCAGTCTCGTCGCCTGGGGGTTCGTTCCCCAGCTTCTCGCGAACGGCGTCACACTCGTCGCGCTGTTCGTCGCCTTTCCGGCGACGCCGACCGAGATCTGGCGGCTCGGCGTTACGCCCCCGGCGCGGATCTACGCGTCGCCACCCGGGTTCGATCCGTTGTTCGCGGCGACGACCGTCGTCGGCGTGGGCTGTACGCTCTGGTCGGGCTATCTGTGGGCCCATGCTATCACCGCGGCTCGCGGGCTGACGCTTCGACAGGGACTTGCCGTCGTCGCCGTGCCGACGGTGCTCGTCGTCGGGCCGGTTTAG
- a CDS encoding RNA-binding domain-containing protein — MSEIYRVDVEITAPIYDTEVTSRVIDAVANIFPNADIEEEFGEVRAEAHAMDHFSELLHRQEILDTARGEFFANREGDTFSFALKKQAAFEDRVNFSVGEPDELGEIAVRVRVDEPSLEEFIDHIAPPTEDGRPVDA; from the coding sequence ATGAGCGAGATCTACCGCGTCGACGTCGAGATCACGGCACCGATCTACGACACCGAGGTTACGAGCCGCGTGATCGACGCCGTCGCGAATATCTTTCCCAACGCTGATATCGAAGAGGAGTTCGGCGAGGTCCGCGCCGAGGCCCACGCGATGGACCACTTCTCCGAGCTACTCCACCGCCAAGAGATTCTGGATACCGCCCGCGGCGAGTTCTTTGCGAACCGCGAGGGAGATACCTTCAGCTTCGCGCTGAAGAAGCAGGCCGCCTTCGAGGACCGCGTCAATTTCTCGGTTGGCGAGCCCGACGAGCTCGGCGAGATCGCCGTCCGCGTCCGGGTCGACGAGCCGAGCCTCGAGGAATTTATCGACCACATTGCGCCGCCGACCGAAGACGGGCGACCGGTCGACGCCTGA
- a CDS encoding sulfurtransferase, with protein sequence MDESVIVSPDWLATRLDDPTVHVVDVRDAWEYDGIGHLPGAVSVPFDSYRDDSDVDRGTLPGSAAFADLLGDAGISEDDTIVAYDDTHGVFAARFVLTAIEYGHDDVRLLDGDFSAWNREHETTSETPEIEPTNYEPAPLEPEESPLVGYDTVADALERDAVFVDTREQDEFEEARLPGAVRFDWREVVDEQSRRLKPEADLEDLLADRGITPDREIVLYCNTARRISHTYVVLTALGYEDVHFYEGSLTEWLEHDGAVESGPVDD encoded by the coding sequence ATGGACGAATCCGTTATCGTGTCCCCCGACTGGCTCGCCACGCGGCTGGACGATCCGACCGTACACGTCGTCGACGTCAGAGACGCCTGGGAGTACGACGGGATCGGACACCTGCCGGGCGCAGTGAGCGTCCCGTTCGACAGCTACCGCGACGACAGCGATGTCGACCGGGGCACCTTACCCGGTTCCGCAGCCTTTGCCGACCTGCTCGGCGACGCAGGTATCAGCGAGGACGACACGATCGTCGCCTACGACGACACCCACGGCGTCTTCGCTGCCCGCTTCGTACTCACTGCTATCGAGTACGGCCACGACGACGTACGGCTGCTCGACGGCGATTTCAGCGCCTGGAACCGCGAGCACGAGACGACCAGCGAGACGCCCGAGATCGAACCGACCAACTACGAACCCGCCCCTCTTGAACCAGAGGAAAGCCCGCTCGTCGGCTACGACACGGTCGCGGACGCCCTCGAGCGTGACGCCGTCTTCGTCGACACGCGCGAGCAAGACGAATTCGAGGAGGCGCGTCTGCCGGGTGCCGTGCGGTTCGACTGGCGCGAGGTCGTCGACGAGCAGTCCCGGCGGCTGAAACCCGAGGCCGACCTCGAGGACCTGCTCGCCGACCGTGGAATCACGCCCGACCGCGAGATCGTCCTCTACTGCAACACCGCCCGCCGGATCAGTCACACCTACGTGGTTCTGACGGCGTTGGGCTACGAGGATGTCCACTTCTACGAGGGCAGTCTCACAGAGTGGCTCGAACACGACGGCGCGGTCGAAAGTGGCCCCGTCGACGACTAA